From a single Lates calcarifer isolate ASB-BC8 linkage group LG12, TLL_Latcal_v3, whole genome shotgun sequence genomic region:
- the zgc:109913 gene encoding regulator of G-protein signaling 9-binding protein, whose amino-acid sequence MSRWRRSVDELAARRRQQGECERAQEALSRVTSCFQQLVASLGSSADCSFLRDEMDETRALAHRICSGLSRRLVRLLSDCDSAPSGVEDRQVSERLWVLFLSVLENFLSDLRKARDLIGQFPLTQRYDRRSLVNTGCMDGVVGVAARVALVQVPWLTLEEEPSPDLTNHIAGLESMLSEMQLRVPVAFWSVEATQPAWAEARCGLDEPDDSLEDLMEVEVVSNNKMAVCCQPPCCGLGCVG is encoded by the exons ATGAGTCGGTGGCGTCGTTCGGTGGACGAGCTGGCAGCGCGGCGCCGGCAGCAGGGCGAGTGTGAGCGTGCTCAGGAAGCTCTCAGTCGGGTCACCTCctgtttccagcagcttgtGGCGTCACTCGGCAGCTCGGCAGACTGCAGCTTCTTGCGAGACGAGATGGACGAGACAAGAGCACTCGCTCACCGGATCTGCAGCG gtcTGTCTCGCCGTCTGGTGCGTTTGCTGTCAGACTGTGACTCCGCCCCCTCAGGTGTAGAGGACAGACAGGTGTCAGAGCGTCTGTGGGTTCTTTTCCTGTCCGTGCTGGAGAACTTCCTGTCTGATCTCCGCAAGGCCAGGGATCTGATAGGACAGTTCCCTCTGACTCAGCGCTATGACAGACGGTCATTGGTCAACACAG GATGTATGGATGGCGTTGTGGGTGTGGCAGCTCGAGTGGCTTTAGTCCAGGTGCCATGGCTCACCTTGGAGGAGGAGCCAAGTCCTGATCTGACCAATCACATCGCAGGACTGGAGTCCATGCTGAGTGAGATGCAGCTGAGG GTACCTGTCGCGTTCTGGTCGGTGGAAGCGACCCAACCAGCCTGGGCTGAAGCTCGCTGTGGGCTGGACGAACCAGACGACAGCCTGGAGGACCTGATGGAGGTCGAGGTTGTCTCCAACAACAAGATGGCCGTCTGTTGCCAGCCACCATGCTGTGGACTGGGCTGTGTCGGTTAG
- the LOC108890715 gene encoding LOW QUALITY PROTEIN: E3 ubiquitin-protein ligase RNF182 (The sequence of the model RefSeq protein was modified relative to this genomic sequence to represent the inferred CDS: deleted 1 base in 1 codon), producing the protein MSQLKEEEPGRELEGKVQTWAQSLVYTLEELECKICYNRYDTRSRKPKLLGCLHRVCAKCLKKMVDMGESSPSVISCPFCRHETHVPDEEVWLMEDDRHILAVLSCQDRARRGGGGGGGGEVVLSPTSLTGGGGGADASHRSSDCLVITIMELPEESPSSDSLSMFNVVGLYRPPSLDSLPCNLPAQKCHSWTSRGFPRCLLGALCLVYFSSLPLGIYLLMIGQLWLGVVLVSLVPSTLLLLVLYGFCQCLCHELMEALATRSHTLP; encoded by the exons ATGAGTCAGTTGAAAGAGGAGGAGCCTGGCCGGGAGCTGGAGGGAAAG gtgcaGACCTGGGCTCAGTCTCTGGTTTACACTCTGGAGGAACTTGAGTGTAAAATCTGTTACAACCGTTACGACACTCGGAGCCGG AAACCAAAGCTGCTGGGCTGCCTGCACCGAGTCTGTGCCAAGTGTCTGAAGAAGATGGTCGACATGG GAGAGTCGTCGCCCTCGGTCATCAGCTGTCCATTCTGTCGCCATGAGACCCACGTCCCCGACGAAGAG gtgTGGCTGATGGAGGACGACCGACATATCCTGGCTGTTCTGTCGTGTCAGGACCGAGCCcggcgaggaggaggaggtggaggtgggggggagGTGGTGCTGAGTCCAACCAGCCTGACTG gaggaggaggaggtgctgacGCCTCTCACCGCTCCTCAGACTGTCTGGTCATCACCATCATGGAGCTGCCGGAGGAGTCTCCTTCCTCAGACTCCCTGAGCATGTTTAACGTGGTGGGGCTGTACCGCCCCCCCAGCCTGGACTCGCTGCCCTGCAACCTGCCAGCTCAGAAGTGTCACAGCTGGACGTCCCGCGGTTTCCCCCGCTGCCTGCTGGGGGCGCTGTGTCTG gtgtaCTTCAGCTCGCTGCCTCTGGGGATTTACCTGCTGATGATTGGTCAGCTGTGGCTGGGCGTGGTCCTGGTCAGTCTGGTTCCATccacgctgctgctgctcgtccTGTACGGcttctgtcagtgtctgtgccATGAGCTGATGGAAGCGCTTGCCACGCGCTCACACACGCTGCCATGA